One region of Solanum pennellii chromosome 6, SPENNV200 genomic DNA includes:
- the LOC107022275 gene encoding uncharacterized protein LOC107022275 encodes MAADICADHPNALWDRKKHIVTLSYEDSFDESDIPTKSRPCQIYAELVDSCKREIDSLLQKGLIKPSKSPWSCTAFYVNNAAEQERGVPSMGGTDPPPWSQVRGRGGRNRGRGRSSSSSQETRSSYDSSFPVIQLGSKTLIKSKIGETSSSTSSSINLKDIPKDSSFI; translated from the exons ATGGCAGCCGATATTTGTGCAGATCATCCAAATGCTTTATGGGACAGGAAAAAGCATATTGTAACCTTATCGTATGAAGATTCTTTTGATGAATCAGATATTCCTACGAAATCTCGCCCCTGTCAGATTTATGCTGAATTGGTTGATTCCTGTAAAAGAGAAATTGATAGTTTATTACAAAAGGGACTCATAAAACCCTCTAAATCTCCATGGTCTTGTACTGCTTTTTATGTTAATAACGCTGCAGAACAAGAAAGAGGTGTTCCCAG CATGGGAGGTACTGACCCTCCGCCATGGTCACAAGTGCGTGGTCGTGGAGGAAGAAATCGCGGAAGAGGAAGATCATCCTCTTCTTCACAAGAAACAAGGTCGTCATACGACTCTTCCTTTCCTGTTATACAGTTAGGAAGTAAGACTCTGATTAAATCAAAGATTGGCGAAActtcttcatcaacttcatCTTCTATAAATCTTAAGGATATTCCTAAAGATAGTTCATTTATATGA
- the LOC107021644 gene encoding uncharacterized protein LOC107021644, which translates to MSAIVCGKRSFFEDLQSPSPTSASPPVSRKIRCSSSTSPVRFPTSLIDQLRTLFPDMDNQLVEKALEESGNDLDASIKRLHELNLVYGDAKTVADGEMDNGEKPTNGPDVQSEGPPLQNNLPADGAEWVELLVREMMSATSVDDARARATRVLESLERSISVHAGAAAAENVHKENVMLKEQIEVYLREKAIFKRAIAIQHERQKEYDDRNQEVQQLKQMIAQYQEQIKNLEVNNYALTMHLHQAQQNNSIPGRFHPDIF; encoded by the coding sequence ATGTCTGCAATTGTCTGCGGCAAGAGATCTTTCTTCGAAGATTTACAATCGCCGTCGCCGACATCAGCGTCGCCGCCTGTTTCCAGGAAGATTCGTTGCTCTTCCTCTACTTCTCCAGTTCGGTTCCCGACCAGTTTGATCGATCAACTGAGAACTTTGTTTCCTGATATGGATAATCAGCTTGTTGAGAAGGCTTTGGAAGAGTCCGGCAATGACTTGGATGCTTCTATTAAGAGGTTACATGAGCTTAACCTTGTGTATGGCGATGCAAAGACAGTTGCTGATGGAGAGATGGATAATGGAGAAAAACCAACTAACGGGCCAGATGTTCAATCTGAAGGTCCTCCTCTCCAGAATAATCTTCCAGCTGATGGAGCAGAATGGGTGGAGTTGCTTGTCAGGGAAATGATGAGTGCTACAAGTGTAGATGATGCCAGGGCCCGGGCCACAAGAGTGTTGGAGAGCCTGGAGCGATCAATTAGTGTTCATGCTGGTGCTGCAGCAGCTGAAAATGTTCACAAGGAAAATGTGATGCTGAAAGAGCAAATTGAAGTGTACCTTAGAGAAAAGGCCATTTTTAAACGTGCTATTGCTATCCAACATGAAAGGCAAAAAGAGTATGATGATAGAAACCAGGAAGTGCAGCAATTGAAGCAGATGATTGCTCAATATCaggaacaaataaaaaatcttgAGGTGAATAATTATGCGTTGACAATGCATTTGCACCAGGCTCAGCAAAACAACTCTATTCCGGGACGCTTCCATCCAGACATCTTCTAG